The Salmo trutta chromosome 22, fSalTru1.1, whole genome shotgun sequence genome contains the following window.
CTCTCATTAAAGCTCCTTAACATGTTACCCAATCATctgaaaaacaaaacatacatttgtTCATAAATGCCAAAAGGGAAAATAATCAACATGGAAACAAGTCCTCCTCTTCGACTCCACCTTCTGTCTATCTTCCAAATGCATACTTCTTGGGTTCTTCTTCTGGTCCTCTTGAGCAGATAAACATACACTAGATGGTAAGTTAGTACACTGGGAAAGGCAATGTCGACGAACTTGAGAGGGGACAAATATAGCAGGGGAAATGGAATGATTCCTGATGTGCTGCCACAGAGTTCATTTCCTCAAATATTTACTATTGCCATAAGGAAAGAGAaaggaaataaaaaataatatatattcatcatatgtatctatatatatataaacagctGTAGCTAGTTGTAGGCAAGCCAAGTTCTCCCCCTTGTGATTCCACCATAAGGCCATCAAACTCCCGGAGGTACAGCTTTCATTCCTCAGTCACCAGTTTCCCTGAGATATAGAACGCTGTTTTTCAAGGATTGTTCAATCAAAACACCCTCCCCCTCAGGGACCCTCGTGGGATTCTCCTGACAGATTGTGAGAGCTTGTTTGTGTTGCCGAAGGGCATTGGTACAGGTTTTGTTATTATGCTTCTTTTAGTCGTTTAGGGgatgtggaggtggtggtgttggcGAAAACAAGGGGTTTTCTTTTTTACATCGTAGATGTTTCTTCTTAATTTCATTCCATTTTAACTTTGAAAATGCAAAGCTGTGTACATGTTCAATCATCAGTCATTCCAAGGCTTGGATAAGAAGTGGTTTGAAAAAGAGTTCTTATTAAGACTCCGAGATCTGTATCTGTGGCCTCAGTGCCTCTGTGATCCAGTTCTTTTCAGTAGAGGCTCATCGTAGACCCAGCACTCTCCATCCTCATGGAACAACTGCAGGGAATAAACATGGAGACTTAATCATTGGggactacaatacctctttcaaAAATCCAAAAGGTACAGGTTAACATTTACATCTGCAATTCACAAATATTTTGACAAGCAAGCGAGGCACCCTATGAGTCATATACTTTCCATCGACATATTAAACAATGTACAATCATGACCGTGAACTATTAACCTTGATATGGACTGGTGGCCATTAATATTGCTGTCAGGGCTCTGGAGATGTGTGATAAGAATAGGCACACTCACCCTAGTTTCCCACTGCATTtcgttttccttcctctccctggCCTCCCCCCTCTGCTTCTCCTCCAGCCTGTGCTTTGCTTCCGTTGCTGCATCAATGTCTCTCGACTTCAGGCTGACCGTCACATCCTTCCACAGGCTGGGGGTCAAACACAAAAGTGACTTGAGGTTTCAgaccaaacaaaataaatatattgttAAAATCTGATTATTTTGTGCCTGGTTGGATTGATAGCCCCATTAAACTGGATGCCATGACAGGAGCTACTACCCCCAAATCCACAGAAAGGGGAATGGAcagaacaaataaaaaacagctaCTTATTACTGTAGTTCTGTGGCCATGATAATACGAAGAGAGAGGCTTCTCACCTGCGGGACTCATACTCCAGCTGGTCCTCCAACTTCCTCACCTTCTTCTTGATACAGCCCATTTTCTTTGTGTCAATGAACAAGGAGTTTTCCTGGATTCAAAAGAGACACTTTCAACTCTATTTTACGAATAAAATATTAACACTTTCTATTTTGATTTTAATATACGAGGTCAACCTTCAGTGTTTTGAGTTCAGGTATAAAATGTAAAAGAACAATCCTTTCCTGAAAATCCCACATTGACAACGAGCAGAGATCACATTTCTAAACTCAACTCACCCCAGATGCCCACTTAGCGTGCATGACTCCATTCCACTCTCCTTCAATGGAGCAGAATGACTTCTTGTCATTGGGAGGACTGCAAACAAACACATTTGTAATATATAATACAACATTTTGAGAACCAGTTTTGGCTTGTGGGtgctactttcaaaactactggctgaaattatacaaaaccttTAGAACACATCACAACAAAAACTGATTTATATATACTGCTGTGAGCACAGTAAATAAAGCAAGAACAGgctaacatgctgactagaccgtGCGCGCGCCTGCGTCCGCATGTTGactttgtccatccacaccagacgcgatcaagacacgcaggttgaaatatcaaaacgaactctgaaccaactatattcatttggggacaggttgaaaagcattaaacatttatggcaatttagctagttctgggatataaacattatgTTGTTATTTTAccagaaatgcacaaggtcctctaatccgacaattaatccacagataaaagggtaaaccgagttagtttctagtaatctctcatccttcagtcttcttctttggactttatatggcagttggcaaccaactttaaggtgcattaccaccaccaatttagctggagtgtggacctcagttcatgttcaatcacccacgtgggtatatgctcctaaaaaccaatgaggagatgggagaggcgggacttgcagtgagtcaagcatcacaaatagaacctgGTTCTATTTTAGTGCCTGGCTACACAGACTCTCGTTGACGCGAGCGAGCAGCTTGAATGCAATGATTGAagaacatgtatgtgtacatttattttgtaacGCGAGCGGTGGGGTCAGCATGTAACACTACATGCATGATTAAAAATAGGAAAATCCCCTTACAAGATCTCAGCGGTGATCCTGTGCTTCTTGCCACCGTAGAAGGGCTTAGTGTGAAACACGATGCTGGCACTGTAGCCCGTTTTGGAGCAGTTGATGTTACACTCTCCACCCAACTCCACCCATGGGACAGTCAGGATCGACCTGAAGAGAGAAGGAGCACCCATTACATGTCAGGTCAGGGAATACTGATAACATATTTTACCCATTTATACACACTCACTTTACATACAGTAAATCGTGTGCGCTGTACTGGAGTTAACTTGTTTTTAATTGAACTGGGGCTTTTATTTCCAGAACAACAAACGTGAaacagtgtgagtgagtgtgtttgtgttattcACTTTTAAAGCATGAGCCTACCTGCCATAGCCATTGGGGAAGGTGAGTATGTAGTGCTCGTCATGTtccagacaggacacacagcctACAGGAGAGATAGGGAAGCACACATTTCAGAACACAGAAGACCATAAGGTTTTTGTAAGTGTGTGAGGACACATTTATGGACAACATAAGTGCTTGAAGAGATTTCTTACCCTGGCCAATATTGTGGACTCCAATTGACATTCCTAAGAACTTTGACTTAGTCCAAATGTGGGCGTTGAACTGAATCTTTTTGCTCAGACACTCTGCGTAGAATGCAGAAACTACAAGGAAAGGCAACAGTACAGTTAACTTCATGGCTCTGGTTTTCTGTCAGCTGTCCGTAATGTTGACTGCGTGGAGAGACTCACTGGGGGGGTGATGAGAGACCTGCTCTGCTACAAAAGACACACTGTTGGCTGAAGACCATGGCACTGGACCCTCTGACGATGGCTCCTGAGGGGTTGGTGGTTAGCATTGATTTATTAGTAAATAATTGATGAAAGTAAAATAAAAACTTGCCTCAATATTACAAAACTTAACATTGACAATTTATATTCATATGATTTGATTTTTAAGTAAAACTATAATCAGTCTTTACTGTGGTACAATGGGCTCTGTCAATGCTCACCACTGCAGTGGACTCCTCACTCTCTGAAGGCAGGTCCCAGTGGCAGAAGAAAACCTCTCCCAGGATGGGGTTGTAAGGCTTCTTGGCCACTGAGCTTTTCCTCCCTGCGTGGAAGGCTGACATGTACCATTTTACCATCTGCACCATGCGCTCTTTGGGTTCCAGTTGATCCGCGATACTGGGGATGAGAACATCAGCCGTCACACCACTGGATCAAAGGTTATGACCACAACTAAGCAAAGATCTGTTCATAATGCCATGGATGGGATTCTGAAACAAAATGTTTTCCTTATTTTTGGAAACTGTTGGAGAGAATTTGAAGTGACGTACCTGACAAACAAATCCGGATGTGCAAAGAAGTCAGCATACATCTCCAGCAAAGACCTCCTCTCCAAGATAAATGTGGGGAGGAccacctgaggagagaagagggaaagagaaagatacAGTTagcaagagacagacagacagacagacagacagacagacagacagacagacagacagacagacagacagagctcctACCTTGGTGAGGTCCATGCCCAGTCGCACCTGGGACAGCAGGTGCATGATGACACTCTTGTGCTCCTCCACAGACTCCCCATGATCCTCCGCCTCGTCATCATGGCTGTCAAATTGATCTGACCAGAGCAGACGGCAGACAGTTAAAAACACCTACACCACCGATACAGGACAACCTGACATCCTCTTTTTGGTTACTAAAGAAAACATCAGTCAAAAAGGGAACAGAATGTGTGATGTTACATAAAAATAcattgagctccaaaagtattgggacagtgacaattgtgttgttgttttggctttgtacTCCAGctctttggatttgaaatgatacaatgactatgatgtTAAAGCGCAGACATTTTCATCCATACTGGGTGAACGGTtttgaaattacagcactttttataCATAGCCcctccattttaggggaccaaaagtatttgaACAAATTTGTATTGAAGTAGTCACAagttagtatttggtcccatattcttagcacgcaatgattacatcaagtttgtgactctacaaatctgttggatgcatttgctgttagttttggttgtgtttcaggttattttgtgcccaatagaaatgaatggtaaataatgtattgagtcaattttattgtaaataagaatagaatgtttctaaacacttttacattaatgtggatgctaccatgattccagatagtcctgaatgaattgtgaataatgatgagtgcgaaagttagacgcacaaacatcatacccccaagatacgctaacctctcaccattaaaataacatatgtcactgtcccaatacttttgggtCTCACTGTAGGTTATTGTTGGGGGTAGACAGGTGTGAGGATAAGTAGGGcaatgtgcgtgtgtttgtgtgtgcgttcatgtgtGTATCACCTGCGTCAGTGGTGCCGTTAGACATGGAGGAGTCGAGGGACTCGTTAGTGTTTGGTCGTTTCAGCACTGTTCCATCATCGCTGTGAGGCAAAGCAGCAGAAGGCCTAGAGGGACTGccagagagaaggatggagggagagatgaaggtgGAGGGATGCAGAGAAAGAAATAACTGATTACCTAATAGGAAATATATGCCGTAAAGGCACAGGATTAAAACACACCTCCAGCA
Protein-coding sequences here:
- the osbpl9 gene encoding oxysterol-binding protein-related protein 9 isoform X1 codes for the protein MASVMEGPLSKWTNVMKGWQYRWFVLDYNAGLLSYYTSKDKMMRGSRRGCVRLRGAVIGIDDEDDSTFTITVDQKTFHFQARDADEREKWIHALEGTILRHTLQLQEAETGFVPSVQDFDKKLAEADAYLQILIDQLKLFDEKIKDCKEDESRRKIENLKETTCSMVESIKHCIVLLQIAKDQSNEQQHAYGLISTINPVDGIFQPQDTSLVNLAMPTQTTLPTDGSKMCKGEQRPSTLSVGPVVTVMGSLQTPTPNSTGSGPSAPSSSVASPSHMTITSHSVPDFSYSSSEDEFYDADEFSQNSTSPKHFLDPSRPSAALPHSDDGTVLKRPNTNESLDSSMSNGTTDADQFDSHDDEAEDHGESVEEHKSVIMHLLSQVRLGMDLTKVVLPTFILERRSLLEMYADFFAHPDLFVSIADQLEPKERMVQMVKWYMSAFHAGRKSSVAKKPYNPILGEVFFCHWDLPSESEESTAVEPSSEGPVPWSSANSVSFVAEQVSHHPPISAFYAECLSKKIQFNAHIWTKSKFLGMSIGVHNIGQGCVSCLEHDEHYILTFPNGYGRSILTVPWVELGGECNINCSKTGYSASIVFHTKPFYGGKKHRITAEIFPPNDKKSFCSIEGEWNGVMHAKWASGENSLFIDTKKMGCIKKKVRKLEDQLEYESRSLWKDVTVSLKSRDIDAATEAKHRLEEKQRGEARERKENEMQWETRLFHEDGECWVYDEPLLKRTGSQRH
- the osbpl9 gene encoding oxysterol-binding protein-related protein 9 isoform X3: MAFLHIPVRYISVEKQASSKGVCQTIGYAKTRAVLREEAETGFVPSVQDFDKKLAEADAYLQILIDQLKLFDEKIKDCKEDESRRKIENLKETTCSMVESIKHCIVLLQIAKDQSNEQQHAYGLISTINPVDGIFQPQDTSLVNLAMPTQTTLPTDGSKMCKGEQRPSTLSVGPVVTVMGSLQTPTPNSTGSGPSAPSSSVASPSHMTITSHSVPDFSYSSSEDEFYDADEFSQNSTSPKHFLDPSRPSAALPHSDDGTVLKRPNTNESLDSSMSNGTTDADQFDSHDDEAEDHGESVEEHKSVIMHLLSQVRLGMDLTKVVLPTFILERRSLLEMYADFFAHPDLFVSIADQLEPKERMVQMVKWYMSAFHAGRKSSVAKKPYNPILGEVFFCHWDLPSESEESTAVEPSSEGPVPWSSANSVSFVAEQVSHHPPISAFYAECLSKKIQFNAHIWTKSKFLGMSIGVHNIGQGCVSCLEHDEHYILTFPNGYGRSILTVPWVELGGECNINCSKTGYSASIVFHTKPFYGGKKHRITAEIFPPNDKKSFCSIEGEWNGVMHAKWASGENSLFIDTKKMGCIKKKVRKLEDQLEYESRSLWKDVTVSLKSRDIDAATEAKHRLEEKQRGEARERKENEMQWETRLFHEDGECWVYDEPLLKRTGSQRH
- the osbpl9 gene encoding oxysterol-binding protein-related protein 9 isoform X4, yielding MSLRALRPEAETGFVPSVQDFDKKLAEADAYLQILIDQLKLFDEKIKDCKEDESRRKIENLKETTCSMVESIKHCIVLLQIAKDQSNEQQHAYGLISTINPVDGIFQPQDTSLVNLAMPTQTTLPTDGSKMCKGEQRPSTLSVGPVVTVMGSLQTPTPNSTGSGPSAPSSSVASPSHMTITSHSVPDFSYSSSEDEFYDADEFSQNSTSPKHFLDPSRPSAALPHSDDGTVLKRPNTNESLDSSMSNGTTDADQFDSHDDEAEDHGESVEEHKSVIMHLLSQVRLGMDLTKVVLPTFILERRSLLEMYADFFAHPDLFVSIADQLEPKERMVQMVKWYMSAFHAGRKSSVAKKPYNPILGEVFFCHWDLPSESEESTAVEPSSEGPVPWSSANSVSFVAEQVSHHPPISAFYAECLSKKIQFNAHIWTKSKFLGMSIGVHNIGQGCVSCLEHDEHYILTFPNGYGRSILTVPWVELGGECNINCSKTGYSASIVFHTKPFYGGKKHRITAEIFPPNDKKSFCSIEGEWNGVMHAKWASGENSLFIDTKKMGCIKKKVRKLEDQLEYESRSLWKDVTVSLKSRDIDAATEAKHRLEEKQRGEARERKENEMQWETRLFHEDGECWVYDEPLLKRTGSQRH
- the osbpl9 gene encoding oxysterol-binding protein-related protein 9 isoform X2; amino-acid sequence: MASVMEGPLSKWTNVMKGWQYRWFVLDYNAGLLSYYTSKDKMMRGSRRGCVRLRGAVIGIDDEDDSTFTITVDQKTFHFQARDADEREKWIHALEGTILRHTLQLQEAETGFVPSVQDFDKKLAEADAYLQILIDQLKLFDEKIKDCKEDESRRKIENLKETTCSMVESIKHCIVLLQIAKSTINPVDGIFQPQDTSLVNLAMPTQTTLPTDGSKMCKGEQRPSTLSVGPVVTVMGSLQTPTPNSTGSGPSAPSSSVASPSHMTITSHSVPDFSYSSSEDEFYDADEFSQNSTSPKHFLDPSRPSAALPHSDDGTVLKRPNTNESLDSSMSNGTTDADQFDSHDDEAEDHGESVEEHKSVIMHLLSQVRLGMDLTKVVLPTFILERRSLLEMYADFFAHPDLFVSIADQLEPKERMVQMVKWYMSAFHAGRKSSVAKKPYNPILGEVFFCHWDLPSESEESTAVEPSSEGPVPWSSANSVSFVAEQVSHHPPISAFYAECLSKKIQFNAHIWTKSKFLGMSIGVHNIGQGCVSCLEHDEHYILTFPNGYGRSILTVPWVELGGECNINCSKTGYSASIVFHTKPFYGGKKHRITAEIFPPNDKKSFCSIEGEWNGVMHAKWASGENSLFIDTKKMGCIKKKVRKLEDQLEYESRSLWKDVTVSLKSRDIDAATEAKHRLEEKQRGEARERKENEMQWETRLFHEDGECWVYDEPLLKRTGSQRH